In a single window of the uncultured Dysgonomonas sp. genome:
- a CDS encoding FAD:protein FMN transferase produces the protein MFPFILFGEIGQEKKCPYHVLSGERHTYYRITYSYPYDLNEDILFIYDVFYESLNPFDRQSTVSKVNNNEPVILDSMFIEAFNHSISLAQKTKGVFDPTIAPLINHWGFGFEASKDKEIDSIKEYVGYEKISIENERVVKSDPRVQLNFSAMGDGFSCELIARYLDRKGVENYMVDIGGEIITKGKNRTGSDWSVGILKPPVDLGQEASRFEAIVRLNGRICLATSGNYNNYRTKNGKKYGHTINPLTGTPVDNDILSATVIASDCVTADAYATAIMSVEDDKLDDLLKTEPSLDYYLICKEKSQSDNYSIKQSTGMRKYL, from the coding sequence ATGTTTCCATTTATATTATTCGGAGAGATAGGGCAGGAAAAGAAATGTCCATATCATGTACTGTCAGGGGAAAGGCATACTTATTACAGGATAACCTATAGCTATCCTTACGATTTAAACGAAGACATACTATTCATTTATGATGTCTTTTACGAATCGCTTAACCCGTTCGATCGACAATCGACGGTATCAAAAGTGAATAACAACGAACCGGTTATTCTGGATAGTATGTTTATCGAAGCCTTCAATCACTCAATAAGTCTTGCCCAAAAGACGAAAGGTGTATTCGATCCCACCATTGCACCGCTCATAAACCATTGGGGTTTTGGTTTTGAAGCATCAAAAGATAAAGAGATTGACAGTATAAAAGAGTATGTCGGATATGAGAAAATAAGCATTGAAAACGAACGGGTAGTGAAATCAGATCCCCGTGTACAGCTTAATTTCTCGGCGATGGGAGACGGTTTCTCCTGTGAATTGATAGCACGTTATCTCGACAGAAAAGGAGTGGAAAACTATATGGTAGATATAGGCGGGGAAATAATTACCAAAGGAAAGAATAGAACCGGCTCCGATTGGTCTGTCGGCATCCTCAAGCCTCCCGTAGACTTAGGGCAGGAAGCATCCCGATTTGAAGCGATAGTCCGGCTCAATGGCAGGATTTGTCTTGCCACTTCGGGAAACTATAACAACTACCGAACGAAAAATGGCAAAAAGTACGGACATACTATTAATCCATTGACGGGCACACCTGTGGACAATGATATTCTCAGTGCAACGGTTATCGCTTCCGATTGTGTTACGGCAGATGCTTACGCTACTGCTATTATGTCTGTCGAAGATGATAAACTAGATGACCTGTTAAAAACAGAACCGTCACTGGATTATTATCTTATCTGCAAGGAAAAATCCCAATCCGATAACTACAGTATAAAACAATCCACAGGGATGCGTAAATACCTCTGA
- a CDS encoding class I SAM-dependent methyltransferase produces MKSLEESVVIAMDTTDTAIFPYLPYILQDFWEIGTSPKEVITLLERQKLNHAQLDVLDLGCGKGAVSIGLADKLRHHCLGIDGIEEFISEANSAAKEHAVDTLCEFRVGDIRKEIKDLGKYDIIILGAIGQVFGNYYETLTTMLPHLKDSGVIIIDDGYIENNDEVSQSSILNKEELLYQVEEAGMVICDEIKAGQEVFDNNEEDLRLLVQRCEELKVKYPEKTSLFQSYIENQRKEYTTLEQDIICSIMLIKRNVIA; encoded by the coding sequence ATGAAATCATTAGAAGAAAGTGTTGTCATAGCAATGGATACAACAGACACCGCGATTTTCCCTTACCTTCCCTATATTTTACAGGATTTTTGGGAAATAGGTACTTCACCCAAAGAAGTCATAACACTACTTGAGAGACAAAAATTGAATCACGCGCAATTAGACGTGCTAGATTTAGGCTGCGGGAAAGGAGCAGTTTCAATAGGGCTGGCTGATAAATTAAGGCATCACTGTTTAGGAATTGATGGTATAGAGGAATTTATCAGTGAAGCAAACAGCGCGGCAAAAGAACATGCAGTGGATACTCTATGTGAATTCAGGGTTGGCGACATTAGAAAGGAGATCAAAGATTTAGGTAAATACGATATTATAATACTTGGCGCAATCGGGCAGGTATTCGGGAACTATTATGAAACCCTTACTACCATGCTACCCCATTTGAAAGATAGCGGTGTAATCATTATTGATGATGGCTATATTGAAAATAATGATGAAGTATCACAATCTTCGATACTGAACAAGGAAGAATTGCTGTATCAGGTAGAGGAAGCCGGAATGGTAATCTGTGACGAAATAAAAGCCGGTCAGGAAGTATTTGATAACAATGAAGAAGACCTTCGGTTATTAGTACAAAGATGCGAGGAACTAAAGGTTAAATATCCGGAGAAGACATCCCTATTTCAGAGCTACATTGAAAATCAAAGAAAAGAATACACAACACTGGAACAGGATATCATTTGTTCGATCATGTTGATAAAAAGAAATGTAATAGCCTGA
- a CDS encoding hybrid sensor histidine kinase/response regulator transcription factor yields MKYNSQFNRLVLFTILIILSNSICAYSLRQYSSKNGLSNSAILSMYQDKGGLMWFGSCEGLNMFDGLNFQVFMPSNEENILSGNIIESILEAEDNTLWIQTNYGLDLLDKQLKTVRTFKEFKGKNWIIKSPANDIFVVKNDNYLYYYVAKENKFHNIYIEDLVFDDILQIVIDKENTLWVFMKNGKYFSYNIHLDENKKPALIKKNYFTNKENIIWCFYEDGIFYFVDDTYALYEFDPISKNKYYIHDISAEVVKYGDISSIIKYKDNYFIGFKNSGLIILQHMPEQKKRFSIYEVDIKSGIFCLMKDKYQDIVWVGTDGQGVYMYYTDSYTIKATLFRDLPHNINNPIRTFYLDDKNTFWIGTKGDGIVSLGGYDIATGSQTTSTHFQTMNSQLKDNSVYTIVPSKKNILWIGSEKGINYYSYKDRKIKNIDVSIDGKPVQYVHSICEFNDSTLWIATVGEGIVKARLGGDNDNPVISNEKLFLFDEGKFSSNYFFTTYKENDSIIWFGNRGYGAYRINNHTEDIETFTFDQNDKNQTLNDIFSILKNKDGYWFGTSYGLARMYDDGKKQTFDKDNGFPNNAIHGILQDYYNNLWLSTNQGLIKFNIAQNTFQTYRQHNELEVTEFSDGAYFKHENTGVLFFGGINGFVTIITNELPKEDYSPPIHFNGLSIFGKENNIFDFLEIDNEDKTLKLNYRQNFFSVSFTAVDYIHGNDYTYFYKLDELSTNWIDNGTSNTAAFTNISPGKYTLLVKYRNNITGKESPVQSLFIDILPPWYLTNIAYLVYAILSLCILFIIIRFSIKWYKMKKDNIIERLNRQQREEIYESKLRFFTNITHELCTPLTLIYGPCEKILSYKNTDNYINKYATLIQHNAEKLNSLISELIEFRRLETGNKTLEIRNLSVSELTRNITDSFVELAEAKGFEYEVRIEENVLWNTDPSCLSKVVTNLISNAFKYTSDNGKIGLELFVKGGKLKIVVSNTGKGIKKENIAKIFDRYTILDNFEEQNKNKVSPRNGLGLAICNNMVKLLEGEINVSSTPNEVTIFTVTLPVLEATDDSSVYDSTELSLIEDPLPVNLENSPIPDDYLLPGYDKEKKTIMIVDDDPSMLWFVTEIFIEQYNVIPINDPKEVIPCLKKSLPDLIISDIMMPDIDGLSLTASIKADKLQNHIPLILLSAKNTEEDQIRGIDSGAEVYITKPFNVKYLEKVVERLIKRKEDLQQYFSSALSSFEVNEGKLTHEEDRRFMEKVYEIIDTNIANPDLSVETISSSLGYSTRQFYRRLKDITPKKTVDIIKEYKLDMVKRLLISTNLSVDEIMDRTGFANRGNFFKIFFQKFETTPKKYREEVRKNAGKSKEGPYC; encoded by the coding sequence ATGAAATACAACTCACAATTTAATAGGCTTGTATTGTTTACAATCTTGATAATTTTATCCAACTCTATATGTGCTTATAGCCTTCGACAATATTCAAGTAAAAATGGGCTTTCTAACAGTGCTATATTATCCATGTATCAGGATAAAGGCGGCCTCATGTGGTTTGGGTCATGCGAAGGTTTAAATATGTTTGATGGCCTGAATTTTCAGGTCTTCATGCCATCAAATGAAGAGAATATCCTGTCCGGAAATATAATTGAAAGTATTCTTGAGGCAGAGGATAATACACTCTGGATACAGACAAATTATGGATTAGACCTTTTAGACAAACAGCTTAAGACCGTCCGCACCTTTAAAGAATTTAAGGGGAAAAACTGGATTATTAAAAGTCCGGCAAACGATATTTTTGTTGTAAAGAACGATAATTACCTTTACTATTATGTAGCAAAAGAAAATAAATTCCATAATATATATATAGAGGATCTGGTATTTGATGATATTCTGCAAATTGTTATTGATAAAGAAAATACCTTATGGGTTTTCATGAAAAACGGTAAATATTTCAGTTACAATATCCATTTGGATGAGAATAAAAAGCCAGCTCTTATCAAAAAGAACTATTTTACTAATAAAGAAAATATTATCTGGTGTTTTTATGAGGATGGTATCTTTTATTTTGTTGACGACACCTATGCGCTATATGAATTTGACCCGATTTCAAAGAATAAATACTATATACATGATATATCTGCCGAAGTGGTCAAATATGGAGATATATCATCTATCATCAAGTATAAGGATAACTATTTCATCGGATTTAAAAATAGTGGCTTGATCATACTACAACATATGCCAGAACAAAAAAAACGGTTCTCTATATATGAAGTAGATATAAAATCGGGTATTTTTTGCCTGATGAAAGATAAGTATCAGGATATTGTATGGGTTGGTACTGATGGACAGGGAGTATATATGTATTATACCGATTCGTATACAATAAAGGCAACACTATTCCGGGATCTTCCCCATAATATAAACAATCCTATAAGAACATTTTATCTCGATGATAAAAATACATTCTGGATTGGGACAAAAGGGGACGGGATCGTTTCTCTTGGCGGTTATGATATTGCAACAGGCAGCCAGACTACATCGACTCATTTTCAGACGATGAATAGTCAGCTAAAAGACAACTCAGTATATACGATAGTTCCCAGCAAAAAAAATATCTTATGGATAGGAAGCGAAAAAGGAATAAATTATTATTCATATAAAGATAGGAAAATTAAAAATATAGATGTATCCATAGACGGTAAACCGGTACAATATGTTCATTCGATATGCGAATTTAACGACTCTACACTTTGGATAGCCACTGTTGGCGAAGGTATTGTTAAAGCACGTCTGGGTGGAGACAACGATAATCCGGTGATAAGCAATGAGAAATTGTTTTTGTTTGATGAAGGTAAATTTTCTTCAAACTATTTTTTTACCACATATAAAGAAAACGATTCTATTATCTGGTTTGGAAATAGAGGATATGGCGCTTACAGGATCAATAATCATACTGAGGATATTGAAACTTTCACCTTCGACCAAAACGATAAAAATCAGACACTAAATGATATTTTTTCAATTCTGAAAAACAAGGACGGCTATTGGTTTGGAACAAGTTATGGGCTAGCCCGAATGTATGATGACGGAAAGAAACAAACTTTTGATAAAGATAACGGATTTCCTAACAACGCTATTCATGGCATCCTGCAAGATTATTATAACAACCTATGGCTAAGTACAAACCAGGGGCTTATCAAATTTAATATTGCACAAAATACATTTCAGACATATCGGCAACACAACGAGTTGGAAGTGACAGAATTTAGTGATGGAGCTTACTTTAAACACGAAAACACAGGCGTCTTATTCTTTGGCGGTATCAACGGTTTTGTAACAATTATCACTAACGAATTACCGAAAGAAGATTACAGCCCACCTATACATTTCAATGGCTTATCTATATTTGGTAAAGAGAATAATATATTCGACTTTTTAGAAATAGACAATGAGGATAAAACTCTGAAACTAAATTACAGGCAAAATTTCTTTTCAGTATCTTTCACCGCTGTCGATTATATACATGGCAACGATTACACTTACTTCTATAAATTGGATGAACTGAGTACTAACTGGATTGATAATGGTACTTCCAATACAGCAGCATTTACTAATATTTCTCCAGGTAAATATACCTTGTTGGTCAAGTACAGAAATAATATAACGGGGAAGGAAAGTCCTGTTCAATCTTTATTTATTGATATACTCCCTCCCTGGTATCTTACCAACATAGCTTATCTTGTATATGCCATACTTTCCCTTTGCATTCTGTTCATTATTATACGGTTTTCTATCAAATGGTATAAGATGAAAAAGGATAACATTATAGAAAGGTTAAACCGTCAGCAACGGGAAGAAATTTATGAGTCTAAACTTCGCTTCTTTACCAATATTACTCACGAACTATGTACTCCTTTGACTCTGATATATGGCCCATGCGAAAAGATACTTTCATACAAAAATACAGATAATTATATAAACAAATATGCAACCCTTATTCAGCACAATGCCGAAAAACTAAATAGTCTAATCTCCGAACTCATCGAATTCAGGCGATTGGAAACAGGCAATAAGACCCTTGAGATAAGGAATCTTTCTGTATCGGAGTTAACCCGCAATATAACAGATTCGTTTGTAGAATTAGCTGAAGCTAAAGGCTTCGAATATGAAGTTAGAATTGAAGAAAATGTTTTGTGGAATACCGATCCGAGTTGCTTATCCAAGGTTGTAACCAATCTTATTTCCAATGCTTTTAAGTATACATCCGATAATGGAAAAATAGGTTTAGAGCTATTTGTCAAAGGGGGAAAACTTAAGATTGTAGTCTCTAATACGGGAAAAGGCATTAAGAAAGAGAATATAGCTAAGATTTTCGACCGCTATACGATTCTTGACAATTTTGAGGAACAGAATAAGAATAAAGTGTCTCCAAGAAATGGCTTAGGGCTGGCGATTTGCAATAATATGGTAAAACTACTGGAAGGGGAGATAAATGTATCCAGCACTCCTAATGAAGTGACCATATTTACGGTAACTCTTCCTGTTTTGGAGGCTACCGACGACTCATCGGTTTACGATAGTACAGAACTGAGCCTTATAGAAGACCCCCTGCCTGTTAATCTGGAAAATTCACCCATACCGGATGATTATTTACTGCCTGGATATGATAAAGAAAAGAAAACAATAATGATTGTAGACGATGATCCGTCTATGTTGTGGTTTGTAACGGAGATTTTTATAGAACAGTACAATGTAATACCTATAAACGATCCGAAGGAAGTAATACCTTGCCTGAAAAAGAGTCTTCCCGATCTTATAATTTCGGATATAATGATGCCTGATATCGACGGCCTGTCACTAACAGCCTCAATAAAGGCGGATAAACTCCAAAACCATATACCGTTAATTCTTTTGTCAGCTAAAAATACCGAGGAAGACCAGATCAGGGGGATTGATTCAGGAGCTGAAGTGTATATCACCAAGCCATTTAATGTGAAGTATTTGGAAAAAGTGGTTGAGCGGTTAATTAAAAGAAAAGAAGATTTACAACAGTATTTCTCTTCGGCCTTAAGCTCCTTTGAAGTAAATGAAGGGAAACTTACGCATGAGGAAGACCGGAGATTCATGGAAAAAGTTTATGAAATAATAGATACAAATATTGCAAATCCAGATCTTTCTGTAGAGACTATCAGTTCCTCGTTGGGATATAGCACCCGCCAATTTTATCGAAGGCTAAAAGATATTACTCCCAAAAAAACAGTTGATATAATTAAGGAATATAAACTGGATATGGTAAAAAGGTTGTTGATCAGTACAAATTTATCTGTAGATGAAATTATGGATAGAACAGGCTTTGCTAATAGGGGAAACTTCTTCAAGATATTTTTTCAAAAGTTTGAAACAACTCCTAAAAAATACAGGGAAGAAGTCCGTAAAAATGCAGGAAAATCTAAAGAAGGCCCGTACTGCTAA
- a CDS encoding AraC family transcriptional regulator, which produces MKEYKVILPRKELMPFISYYWIFEEDGINNYTEIVIPIGCMQLVFHMGTPPFSTLTNDYQPITFVEGHMASHSNLTYHNHCKQVVVVFTPQGSHAFFNIPMLEFYNRYVSVEDLNDKSQVELRDKILDMQDKCSAISMIEDFFMNKIQTNYNFNRICFAVNELEKVNPVSIKELSKKSCLSYKQFKRIFYNHVGINPKEFARIIRFQRSMNYMQTNKNITSTLLAEKAGYYDESHLLREFKLLTGYTPNEYALNCLTYSDYFIV; this is translated from the coding sequence ATGAAAGAATACAAAGTCATATTACCAAGAAAAGAGCTTATGCCATTCATTAGCTACTATTGGATATTTGAAGAAGATGGTATAAACAACTATACGGAAATAGTTATTCCTATCGGTTGTATGCAACTCGTTTTCCATATGGGAACGCCGCCATTTTCTACATTGACAAATGATTACCAGCCTATCACATTTGTAGAAGGGCATATGGCTTCTCATTCTAATTTGACATACCATAATCATTGCAAGCAGGTCGTAGTTGTTTTTACACCTCAAGGCTCACATGCCTTTTTCAATATTCCTATGCTTGAGTTTTACAATAGATATGTATCTGTTGAAGACCTAAATGATAAATCACAGGTAGAGCTGCGTGATAAAATATTGGATATGCAGGATAAATGTTCTGCTATTTCAATGATTGAAGATTTTTTTATGAATAAAATTCAAACGAATTACAACTTCAATCGGATTTGTTTTGCTGTTAATGAATTAGAAAAGGTTAATCCTGTAAGTATAAAGGAACTTTCAAAAAAAAGCTGTCTAAGTTATAAGCAATTCAAGAGAATATTCTATAATCACGTTGGCATTAATCCCAAAGAATTTGCGCGAATAATCCGCTTTCAGCGATCAATGAATTATATGCAAACAAATAAAAATATAACATCCACCTTATTGGCAGAGAAGGCAGGTTATTATGATGAATCGCACTTATTGCGAGAATTCAAACTACTCACAGGCTATACGCCTAATGAGTATGCACTTAATTGCCTGACTTATTCCGATTATTTTATAGTGTAA
- a CDS encoding GNAT family N-acetyltransferase — MTEYFYDDTKKELPSYQLHRLFLLAGWSDGSESPEILDKFNLPFINSTLVISAWRDDRLLGVVRVLSDKTVRSVIYDLVIEPEFQRKGIGRELIKRCIQQYPKSEWLVQTEEDTAGFYEKMGFDRYKNSILRIPSKWFKKET, encoded by the coding sequence ATGACTGAATATTTTTATGATGATACGAAAAAAGAGCTGCCTTCTTATCAACTGCATAGATTATTCCTGTTAGCTGGTTGGTCGGATGGTTCAGAAAGCCCTGAAATACTGGATAAATTCAATTTGCCGTTTATAAATTCAACTTTGGTTATATCAGCATGGCGAGATGATAGACTTCTTGGTGTTGTCAGGGTGCTTAGTGATAAAACAGTAAGATCAGTAATTTATGATTTGGTGATCGAACCGGAGTTTCAAAGAAAAGGTATAGGCCGTGAGTTAATAAAACGGTGTATTCAACAATACCCAAAATCGGAATGGTTAGTTCAAACCGAAGAAGATACCGCAGGTTTTTACGAAAAGATGGGATTTGACAGATATAAAAATTCCATTTTAAGAATTCCTTCCAAATGGTTTAAAAAAGAAACTTAA
- a CDS encoding TetR/AcrR family transcriptional regulator, with product MEKRKERDRDNTEERLIGAVGELIVEVGFENLGINQVAKQAGFSKNLIYRYFDSLDGLIYAYMKKHDFWLNTPLEQPDISDIKGYLKAFYRREIAEYRENIVLKRLKRWELSSDKDFVVEIRAQREKNGVQFMEMMSGFAKIDKEQLQAVSTLMDAGISYLAIFEDNCRMYNGIDIQSDKGWEQIIEGIDTLIDIIIK from the coding sequence ATGGAAAAAAGAAAAGAACGCGACCGCGATAATACAGAAGAACGTCTGATAGGTGCAGTCGGTGAGTTGATAGTAGAAGTCGGATTTGAGAATCTGGGTATCAATCAGGTAGCCAAACAAGCAGGATTTTCGAAGAATCTGATATATCGTTATTTTGATTCGCTTGACGGATTGATATATGCTTATATGAAAAAGCATGATTTCTGGCTTAATACACCTTTAGAGCAACCGGATATTTCGGATATCAAAGGTTATCTGAAAGCCTTTTACCGCAGGGAGATAGCTGAATACAGAGAAAATATTGTTCTCAAAAGATTAAAACGGTGGGAGCTCTCCTCGGACAAAGATTTCGTAGTGGAAATCCGTGCCCAGCGGGAAAAGAATGGAGTGCAATTTATGGAGATGATGTCCGGATTCGCAAAGATAGACAAAGAGCAATTACAAGCCGTATCCACCCTTATGGATGCCGGAATATCCTATTTGGCAATTTTTGAAGATAACTGCCGGATGTATAATGGTATTGACATTCAAAGCGACAAAGGATGGGAGCAAATAATCGAAGGTATAGATACACTTATAGATATTATAATAAAGTAA
- a CDS encoding flavodoxin domain-containing protein produces MNKTAIIYTSKHGTTEKVARLVAQKSEGKIALMSLEQNSNNDIDTFDIIILGTPIYAGTPRKAMTNFCKMNQEKLLEKTIGLFICGMEPGLDIRNKQIINAYSEPLRQHARTATFLGGEFLFDEMNFFERLIVKKISKATSSISSIEYSAIEKFAKEIKI; encoded by the coding sequence ATGAATAAAACAGCAATTATCTATACATCAAAGCATGGAACGACTGAGAAAGTAGCCCGATTGGTTGCCCAAAAAAGTGAAGGTAAAATTGCTCTGATGTCATTGGAACAAAATAGTAATAATGATATCGACACCTTCGATATCATTATACTGGGAACGCCTATTTATGCAGGAACACCCCGAAAAGCGATGACTAATTTTTGCAAAATGAATCAAGAGAAGCTATTAGAAAAAACAATCGGGCTTTTTATTTGTGGAATGGAACCCGGCTTAGATATCCGGAATAAACAAATAATAAACGCTTATTCTGAACCATTACGTCAACATGCCAGAACAGCCACATTTTTAGGCGGTGAATTCTTATTTGATGAAATGAATTTCTTTGAAAGACTTATTGTCAAAAAGATATCAAAAGCAACAAGTTCCATTTCTTCAATAGAATATAGCGCCATTGAGAAGTTTGCAAAAGAAATTAAAATATGA
- a CDS encoding DUF6463 family protein, which produces MRIFNIITNGVLLIIIAIIHNLTVIEPDNGGTQFSRMAETYFYKVSPGAELLPIVEAKTSFADVEILVIFWFLYFGLLLIPLGLLIHSIERKGGTLPLVFTISYLLFVLVGVYMMPNSGMTFIMLPHAIYMLVINQIRARKNRNVEVKD; this is translated from the coding sequence ATGAGAATCTTTAATATAATCACCAACGGCGTACTTCTAATAATAATCGCCATAATACATAACCTTACGGTAATAGAACCCGATAACGGAGGCACACAATTTTCAAGAATGGCTGAGACATACTTCTATAAAGTCAGTCCCGGAGCCGAGCTTTTACCGATAGTTGAGGCAAAGACAAGTTTTGCAGACGTTGAAATACTTGTAATCTTCTGGTTCTTATATTTTGGATTGCTTTTAATACCTCTCGGGTTATTAATACATTCTATTGAACGGAAAGGTGGGACTTTACCACTCGTATTTACTATATCATATCTTCTGTTTGTGCTTGTCGGAGTTTATATGATGCCTAATTCCGGAATGACATTCATCATGTTACCTCATGCTATTTACATGTTGGTAATAAATCAGATAAGAGCCCGGAAAAATCGGAATGTAGAGGTCAAAGATTAA